One region of Roseicitreum antarcticum genomic DNA includes:
- a CDS encoding amino acid ABC transporter permease: protein MTHMLMKPRLMPLAVMFLAGLAYLLAAPATTGIGFVVDVAMTLAVFALFLLLFVPVQIEKGIPDWLKNISALALIVLMMAAFFRWVDADWGRLRYLFFNVEVMSRPGVMMRMLSGLWIAVQVFLFSLVLATLLGMFMAVVRSIVNDALLNFFIDVYVDVFRAIPPIVLLLVTYSALPYSGIVLSPFATGVVALTLIEAAYLTEVFRSGIEAINRNQVLSARSIGLSAWQAMRLVVLPQSVRIVLPDYSNRLIGLMKRTAETSVIAIAEILKVAQDLQSQFVNATPMIVGALLYMVVLFPMTRIVSRLEKTRPRT, encoded by the coding sequence ATGACGCACATGCTGATGAAGCCACGGCTGATGCCGCTGGCAGTGATGTTTCTCGCTGGCCTCGCTTACCTGCTGGCTGCCCCCGCGACCACCGGCATCGGTTTCGTGGTGGATGTCGCGATGACATTAGCTGTGTTCGCCCTGTTCCTTCTGCTGTTTGTCCCCGTGCAGATTGAAAAGGGCATCCCTGACTGGCTGAAGAACATCTCGGCGCTGGCGCTGATTGTGCTCATGATGGCTGCGTTCTTCCGCTGGGTTGATGCAGATTGGGGGCGCCTCCGCTACTTATTTTTCAACGTTGAGGTTATGAGCCGCCCGGGCGTGATGATGCGGATGCTGAGCGGCCTTTGGATCGCCGTGCAGGTGTTCCTGTTCTCTCTGGTTTTGGCCACGCTACTGGGCATGTTCATGGCGGTCGTGCGCAGCATCGTGAATGATGCGCTACTCAATTTCTTCATCGACGTGTATGTCGACGTGTTCCGCGCCATACCGCCGATTGTGCTGCTGCTGGTCACATATTCGGCATTGCCCTATTCGGGGATCGTGCTGTCACCCTTCGCGACTGGCGTGGTGGCGCTTACCCTAATTGAAGCCGCTTACCTCACGGAGGTGTTCCGCTCCGGCATTGAGGCGATCAATCGCAACCAGGTGCTTAGCGCCCGCAGTATCGGCCTGAGCGCCTGGCAGGCAATGCGCCTGGTGGTGCTTCCCCAATCAGTGCGAATCGTTCTGCCGGACTACTCCAACCGGCTGATTGGCCTCATGAAACGCACAGCAGAGACCTCCGTCATTGCGATTGCCGAAATCCTCAAGGTCGCGCAGGACCTGCAGTCCCAGTTCGTGAACGCCACTCCGATGATCGTAGGCGCACTGTTGTACATGGTGGTGCTGTTCCCAATGACGCGGATCGTTTCAAGGCTGGAGAAGACGCGTCCGCGAACCTGA
- a CDS encoding amino acid ABC transporter permease, translating to MDMADLQTSIHQWRKRWAYQPWFRRYEWLALGLAVWIAVALLFLPPFGRPTPFGAASVIAWYLAGFVMAGVVLSDREKPILLKRTISVSVIFLFFGLFYRYSGTRWDRVQSQFFDFSRMDGVWEMYAQGLLVTLQVAIVAAVLSIIFGLTFGILRTLGNPVLNLFLGLHVDFFRALPLIVSMVLIFYALPFVGIRLPAFWAAVLALVLMNSAYQTEIFRAGIESIPRGQIDAARALGLGPTATMRHVILPQAFKIVIPPLTNNLVSLVKDTAVAYVITVPELLTNAQQAVTWKRTPTPLVLSMFVYLATLIPLIHLTRRLERRLNTGKTR from the coding sequence ATGGATATGGCCGACTTGCAAACGTCGATCCACCAATGGCGCAAGCGCTGGGCGTACCAGCCCTGGTTTCGCCGCTACGAATGGCTGGCACTAGGGCTGGCAGTGTGGATCGCAGTTGCGCTGCTTTTCCTGCCGCCATTCGGCAGGCCGACACCGTTCGGCGCTGCCAGTGTGATTGCCTGGTACCTGGCGGGCTTCGTGATGGCCGGCGTGGTGCTGAGCGACCGTGAAAAGCCGATCCTTCTTAAGCGCACCATCAGCGTAAGCGTGATCTTTCTGTTTTTTGGGCTCTTTTACCGCTACAGCGGAACACGCTGGGATCGTGTGCAGTCGCAATTTTTCGACTTCTCACGCATGGATGGCGTCTGGGAAATGTACGCTCAAGGCCTTCTGGTAACGTTGCAGGTCGCAATCGTCGCTGCCGTTCTGTCGATTATTTTCGGCCTGACATTTGGAATCCTGCGTACGCTCGGCAACCCTGTCCTCAACCTGTTTCTTGGACTGCACGTCGATTTTTTCCGCGCCTTGCCGCTGATCGTCAGTATGGTGCTGATCTTCTACGCCCTTCCCTTTGTCGGGATCCGCCTGCCAGCGTTCTGGGCGGCGGTGCTGGCTCTGGTGCTCATGAACAGCGCCTACCAGACAGAGATATTTCGCGCCGGCATAGAAAGCATCCCTCGCGGTCAGATCGATGCTGCCCGCGCACTGGGTTTGGGTCCCACCGCGACCATGCGCCACGTGATCCTGCCACAGGCGTTCAAGATTGTAATTCCGCCACTGACAAACAATCTGGTCAGTCTGGTCAAGGACACAGCCGTTGCCTACGTGATCACTGTCCCGGAACTGCTCACCAACGCGCAGCAAGCGGTCACCTGGAAACGCACACCGACACCACTCGTGCTGTCGATGTTCGTCTACCTCGCGACGCTGATCCCACTCATCCACTTGACCCGTCGTCTGGAACGCCGCCTGAACACAGGAAAGACACGATGA
- a CDS encoding amino acid ABC transporter ATP-binding protein, which produces MSAAPMIEARGIHKYFGSMHVLRGIDASVAHGEVAALMGSSGSGKSTFLRCLNRIEEPTEGEVLIDGSIITNMRTDVNRVRADIGMVFQDYNLFPHMTALENVALGLIHVRKRSRSEARDAAASALEQVGLADHLTKHPQQLSGGQQQRVAIARSLAMQPKAILFDEPTSALDPEMVHEVLDVMRALAGEGMTMVVVSHEIGFLRKVADQLIVFDAGLVVERGPTVRVLDEPEHERTREFLRALR; this is translated from the coding sequence ATGAGTGCCGCGCCCATGATCGAAGCGCGCGGAATCCACAAGTATTTCGGCAGCATGCACGTCCTGCGCGGCATCGACGCCAGTGTGGCCCATGGCGAAGTGGCGGCGCTGATGGGAAGCTCGGGCAGCGGAAAGAGCACCTTCCTGCGCTGTCTGAACCGTATCGAGGAACCCACCGAAGGCGAGGTGCTGATCGACGGCAGTATCATCACCAACATGCGGACCGATGTGAACCGCGTCCGCGCCGACATTGGCATGGTGTTCCAGGACTATAACCTGTTTCCGCACATGACCGCACTTGAGAACGTCGCGCTTGGATTGATCCACGTTCGCAAGCGTTCACGCAGCGAAGCTCGAGACGCTGCGGCCAGCGCACTCGAACAGGTCGGCCTCGCCGATCATCTCACCAAGCACCCGCAACAACTTTCCGGCGGGCAGCAACAGCGCGTCGCAATAGCCCGCTCGCTGGCAATGCAGCCCAAGGCAATCCTGTTCGACGAGCCTACATCCGCCCTGGACCCTGAAATGGTTCACGAAGTGCTGGATGTCATGCGCGCTCTGGCCGGTGAAGGGATGACAATGGTCGTCGTAAGCCACGAAATCGGCTTTTTGCGCAAGGTTGCCGACCAACTGATCGTATTTGACGCCGGCCTGGTCGTCGAACGCGGACCGACTGTGCGTGTACTCGACGAGCCTGAGCATGAACGCACCCGCGAATTTCTGAGGGCACTAAGATGA
- a CDS encoding substrate-binding periplasmic protein produces MFTQLLKTAPMMGATVLAATFAFGSAQAQDSDRPVVRVASNVNIPLRIFRAGNEIQGYEYEVYTQAFERSGYEVEVTDVAFSGLFSGLQAEQWDVVASNVFITPVRHEEMDHSEPYLGAFDALIVREDDNIQTLEDLEGSVVGTETGTTQAAYAESLNEEYGPFEIRSYDDIETQLLDLEVGRIDALTLGYPTAVTYIQERGLFEVLSTNDASFMIGAFFRKGDPLRDAFDEGLRSIKEDGTTAALFEKYFGDAPDENSPVVRVFDEPYVPTE; encoded by the coding sequence ATGTTCACTCAACTGCTCAAGACCGCGCCCATGATGGGCGCGACCGTACTTGCCGCGACGTTCGCGTTCGGTAGCGCCCAGGCGCAAGATTCGGATCGACCCGTTGTACGAGTCGCCAGCAACGTCAATATTCCGCTCCGGATTTTCCGGGCAGGCAACGAAATCCAAGGATACGAATACGAGGTTTACACACAAGCGTTCGAGCGTTCCGGCTACGAGGTCGAAGTGACAGATGTTGCGTTCAGCGGTCTGTTTTCGGGCCTGCAGGCCGAACAGTGGGATGTCGTTGCATCCAACGTTTTCATCACCCCTGTGCGGCACGAAGAAATGGACCACAGCGAGCCGTATCTCGGCGCCTTCGACGCGCTGATCGTCCGGGAAGACGACAATATCCAGACCCTCGAAGACCTTGAGGGCAGCGTGGTCGGCACCGAGACTGGCACCACCCAGGCTGCCTACGCCGAGTCGCTGAATGAAGAGTACGGACCATTCGAAATCCGTTCATATGATGACATTGAGACGCAGTTGCTGGACCTCGAAGTCGGTCGGATCGACGCGCTGACGCTCGGGTATCCGACCGCTGTCACGTACATTCAAGAACGCGGCCTCTTCGAGGTGCTTTCTACCAACGACGCAAGCTTCATGATCGGCGCCTTCTTCCGCAAGGGCGATCCGCTCCGCGACGCGTTCGACGAAGGGCTTCGCAGCATCAAGGAAGACGGCACGACTGCGGCACTGTTCGAAAAGTACTTCGGCGATGCTCCGGACGAAAACTCCCCGGTCGTTCGCGTCTTTGACGAACCCTACGTACCCACAGAGTGA